Proteins from a genomic interval of Bacteroidota bacterium:
- a CDS encoding fumarylacetoacetate hydrolase family protein: MTLTLPDGTTVRPGKVLCIGRNYAAHVREMGGSDLPEAPVVFLKPTSALVSSGGAVVIPAMSDNVHHEVEVVVVIGRGGKHIAEADALDYVAAYALGLDMTARDIQATAKAKKAPWSVAKGFDTFAPLGPLTPASAIADPQALDLALSINGEARQAGTTAHMIFSVAQIVAYCSRVFTLEPGDLIYTGTPEGVGQVHPGDMLEATATGLQPLHVAVEAEAV; this comes from the coding sequence ATGACCCTCACGCTTCCCGACGGCACGACTGTACGCCCCGGTAAAGTCCTCTGCATCGGCCGCAACTACGCCGCGCACGTCCGCGAGATGGGCGGCTCCGACCTGCCCGAGGCGCCCGTCGTCTTTCTCAAACCCACCTCAGCGCTCGTGTCCTCTGGCGGCGCCGTCGTGATCCCGGCGATGTCGGACAACGTCCACCACGAGGTCGAGGTCGTGGTGGTGATCGGTCGCGGCGGCAAGCACATCGCCGAGGCGGACGCGCTGGACTACGTCGCGGCCTATGCGCTCGGCCTCGACATGACGGCGCGGGACATCCAGGCCACGGCCAAGGCCAAAAAGGCGCCGTGGAGCGTGGCGAAGGGCTTCGACACGTTCGCGCCCCTCGGACCGCTCACGCCCGCGTCCGCCATCGCCGACCCGCAGGCGCTCGACCTCGCACTCTCCATCAACGGCGAGGCACGCCAAGCCGGGACGACGGCGCACATGATCTTCTCCGTCGCGCAGATCGTGGCCTACTGCTCGCGCGTCTTCACGCTCGAACCGGGTGACCTGATCTACACCGGCACGCCAGAAGGCGTCGGCCAAGTGCATCCGGGCGACATGCTCGAAGCGACCGCGACGGGCCTGCAGCCGCTGCACGTGGCCGTCGAAGCCGAGGCGGTCTAG
- a CDS encoding thioredoxin family protein produces the protein MATSTLLDRIRRDGLSYAAYRQQWADALTQSLKGLDKEARKYHFYRKYNAERTVHVHDAYVPSDALRAALARIVAPQTWLVLTEAWCGDSAFNLPVIAEAAELSDHVSLHVLLRDENVDLIERYHTNGSHSIPKLIAFNADGAELFTWGPRPAEAQAQMRSILDGGAAPALAKQQFADWTTETEAWTLVDRDLAALVAATAEVTA, from the coding sequence ATGGCTACCTCGACGCTTCTCGACCGCATCCGCCGCGATGGGCTCTCCTACGCCGCCTACCGCCAGCAGTGGGCCGACGCCCTCACGCAGTCCCTCAAAGGCCTCGACAAAGAGGCGCGGAAGTACCACTTCTACCGCAAGTACAACGCCGAGCGGACCGTACATGTCCACGACGCCTACGTACCCTCGGACGCCCTCCGCGCCGCGCTCGCGCGGATCGTCGCGCCGCAGACGTGGCTCGTGCTCACCGAGGCGTGGTGCGGCGACTCGGCCTTCAACCTCCCCGTAATCGCCGAGGCTGCTGAGCTGAGCGACCACGTGTCGCTTCACGTCTTGCTGCGCGACGAAAACGTGGACCTCATCGAGCGCTACCACACCAATGGCAGCCACAGCATCCCGAAACTCATCGCCTTCAATGCCGACGGGGCCGAGCTCTTCACCTGGGGCCCGCGTCCCGCTGAAGCGCAGGCGCAGATGCGCTCGATCCTCGACGGCGGCGCGGCACCGGCGCTTGCTAAGCAGCAGTTCGCCGACTGGACGACCGAGACGGAGGCGTGGACCCTCGTGGACCGTGACCTCGCCGCACTCGTAGCCGCGACCGCCGAGGTGACGGCGTAA
- a CDS encoding HD domain-containing protein has product MPDALFDPDQWTPRFEAFLRAQPPAPDGGHGLGHIRRVVATATHLADAEGARLDVVLPAAWLHDCVAVAKDDPRRRQASRLAADTATAFLRDAGYPAEPLPAIAHAIAAHSFSAGIPPETLEAQVVQDADRLDALGAIGIARAWLVGGSLGLPLAHEDDPFAQHRPLDDRTYALDHYFVKLLRLTDTMQTNAGRAEASRRTAVMQAYLDQLREEMGSGPSIA; this is encoded by the coding sequence ATGCCTGACGCTCTCTTCGACCCAGACCAATGGACGCCACGCTTCGAGGCGTTCTTGCGTGCGCAGCCGCCTGCCCCCGACGGTGGGCACGGCCTCGGCCACATCCGCCGCGTCGTGGCGACGGCCACCCACCTCGCCGACGCTGAGGGCGCGCGCCTCGACGTGGTGCTCCCGGCCGCGTGGCTGCACGACTGCGTGGCCGTGGCGAAGGACGACCCGCGCCGCAGGCAGGCCTCGCGGCTGGCCGCCGATACGGCGACAGCGTTCCTTCGCGACGCGGGCTACCCCGCAGAGCCGCTGCCTGCCATTGCCCACGCCATCGCGGCGCACAGCTTCTCAGCGGGCATCCCGCCGGAAACCCTCGAAGCGCAGGTCGTCCAGGACGCCGACCGCCTCGACGCCCTCGGTGCTATCGGCATCGCCCGGGCGTGGCTCGTCGGCGGGTCCCTCGGCCTCCCTCTCGCCCACGAGGACGACCCCTTCGCCCAGCACCGCCCGCTCGACGACCGGACGTACGCGCTCGACCACTACTTCGTGAAACTGCTCCGCCTCACCGACACGATGCAGACCAACGCGGGCCGCGCCGAGGCGTCGCGCCGCACCGCGGTCATGCAGGCCTACCTCGACCAGCTCCGCGAAGAGATGGGGAGCGGGCCCAGTATCGCGTAA